A genomic window from Pseudomonas alcaligenes includes:
- a CDS encoding MFS transporter: MSASSHLVRGSPGYRRATLALFCAGFATFALLYCVQPLLPSLAEHFAVSAASSALALSLTTLSLALCLLLAGALAESWGRKPVMVAALGLAVALGLACAWVRDWHLLLLLRALLGLALSGLPALAMAYVGEEFDPEALPAAMGLYIGGTALGGMLGRLLAGLLADLGGWPLALGGIAGLGVLALLLFLWLLPPSRHFHAQPLSLRGLLGNFAGHLGHPPLRELFLQAFLLMGGFVALFNYVGFRLAAPPFSLSATLIGLLFVVYLGGILSAGWAGRLVARHGARQVLQGGIGIMLLGVALCAAPWLWAVVLGLALFTLGFFAAHAVASGQVGQRARGARAQASSLYLCAYYLGSSLVGYAAGWVWQRGGWLALLAALAGLFLLALWRSRRL, translated from the coding sequence ATGTCCGCATCCTCCCACCTGGTGCGCGGTAGCCCCGGCTACCGGCGTGCCACCCTGGCGCTGTTCTGTGCCGGCTTCGCCACCTTCGCCCTGCTGTACTGCGTGCAGCCGCTGCTGCCATCGCTGGCCGAACATTTCGCCGTGTCGGCGGCGAGCAGCGCCCTGGCCCTCTCGCTGACCACCCTGAGCCTGGCCCTGTGCCTGCTGCTGGCCGGCGCCCTGGCCGAGAGCTGGGGGCGCAAGCCGGTGATGGTCGCCGCCCTGGGCCTGGCGGTGGCGCTGGGCCTGGCCTGCGCCTGGGTGCGCGACTGGCACCTGCTGCTGCTCCTGCGCGCATTGCTCGGCCTGGCCCTGAGCGGCCTGCCGGCCCTGGCCATGGCCTATGTCGGCGAGGAGTTCGACCCCGAGGCGCTGCCGGCGGCCATGGGCCTGTATATCGGCGGCACCGCGCTTGGCGGCATGCTCGGGCGTCTGCTGGCGGGGTTGCTGGCCGACCTCGGCGGCTGGCCACTGGCACTCGGCGGTATCGCCGGGCTGGGTGTGCTGGCGCTGCTGCTGTTCCTCTGGCTGTTGCCGCCGTCGCGGCATTTCCACGCCCAGCCGCTGTCGCTGCGCGGGCTGCTCGGCAACTTCGCCGGGCACCTGGGCCACCCGCCGCTGCGCGAGCTGTTCCTCCAGGCCTTCCTGCTGATGGGCGGCTTCGTCGCCCTGTTCAACTATGTCGGCTTCCGCCTGGCGGCGCCGCCGTTCTCGCTGTCGGCGACGCTGATCGGCCTGCTGTTCGTGGTCTACCTGGGCGGCATCCTCAGCGCCGGCTGGGCCGGGCGCCTGGTGGCGCGGCATGGGGCGCGGCAGGTGCTGCAGGGTGGCATCGGCATCATGCTGCTGGGCGTCGCCCTGTGCGCCGCGCCCTGGCTGTGGGCGGTGGTGCTGGGCCTGGCGCTGTTCACCCTGGGCTTCTTCGCCGCCCATGCGGTGGCCAGCGGCCAGGTCGGCCAGCGTGCCCGAGGGGCGCGGGCGCAGGCCTCGTCGTTGTACCTGTGCGCCTACTACCTGGGCTCCAGCCTGGTCGGCTATGCCGCGGGCTGGGTCTGGCAGCGGGGCGGCTGGCTGGCGCTGCTCGCCGCCCTGGCCGGGTTATTTCTCCTGGCGCTGTGGCGCTCCCGCCGCCTGTGA
- a CDS encoding DUF502 domain-containing protein: protein MFKRSFHSLATTWLAGLLALLPLALSLALLGWLVSLLNQLIGPTSFIGKLFAGLGQPFVSSPELAWLLGTLALVVALYPLGLAVQLGLKGPLRRLFDRTLRRIPLLGNLYGLADRFVGLLDQKDNADLAAMRPVWCFFGGDGTAVLALLPNPEPIEIDGRAYHAILVPTAPVPVGGGLLYVPVEWVKPAEMGMDRFTSIYVSMGITPPGSQAAGAPQRQEK from the coding sequence ATGTTCAAACGCAGCTTCCATTCCCTCGCCACCACCTGGCTGGCCGGCCTGCTCGCCCTGCTGCCGCTGGCGCTGTCGCTGGCCCTGCTGGGCTGGCTGGTGAGCCTGCTGAACCAGCTGATCGGCCCGACCAGCTTCATCGGCAAGCTGTTCGCCGGGCTCGGCCAGCCTTTCGTCAGCAGCCCGGAGCTGGCCTGGCTGCTCGGCACCCTGGCCCTGGTGGTGGCGCTCTACCCGCTCGGCCTGGCCGTGCAGCTGGGCCTCAAGGGCCCGCTGCGCCGCCTGTTCGACCGCACCCTGCGGCGCATCCCACTGCTCGGCAACCTGTACGGCCTGGCCGATCGTTTCGTCGGCCTGCTCGACCAGAAGGACAACGCCGACCTGGCCGCCATGCGCCCGGTCTGGTGCTTCTTCGGCGGTGACGGCACCGCCGTGCTGGCGCTGCTGCCCAATCCCGAGCCGATCGAGATCGACGGCCGCGCCTACCACGCCATCCTGGTGCCCACCGCGCCGGTGCCGGTGGGCGGCGGCCTGCTCTACGTGCCGGTGGAATGGGTCAAGCCGGCGGAAATGGGCATGGACAGGTTCACCAGCATCTACGTGTCGATGGGCATCACACCACCCGGTTCACAGGCGGCGGGAGCGCCACAGCGCCAGGAGAAATAA